The Aphidius gifuensis isolate YNYX2018 linkage group LG2, ASM1490517v1, whole genome shotgun sequence DNA window ttattattattattattattattattattattattattatatatgtattatgtatgtatgtgtttgtgtgtattatgtgtgtgtgtattattattattattattattattattattattattattattattattattattattattattattattattattattattattattgtattattattattattattattattattattattattattattattattattattattattattattattattattattattattattattattattattattattattattattattattattattattattattattattatatcgcgtattattattattattattattattattattattattattattattattattattattattattattattattatgtatgtattattattattattattattattattattattattattattattattattattattattattattattattattattattattattattattattattattattattattattattattattattattattattattattattattgtgtattattattattattattattattattattattattattattattattattattattattattattattatt harbors:
- the LOC122850417 gene encoding glycosyltransferase-like protein gnt13, with amino-acid sequence MLHNNNNNNNNNNNNNNNNNNNNNNNNNNNNNNNNNNNNNNNNNNNNNNNNNNNNNNNNNNNNNNNNTRYNNNNNNNNNNNNNNNNNNNNNNNNN